Within Candidatus Dormiibacterota bacterium, the genomic segment CGGAGCGTCTGGCGATCTTCGCAGGGGACCGGCCCGCGGGGCCGCGCCCTTCGTTTGCGCCGCGGCTCCTGCTGGTCGCCGTCGCCGCCTCGATCGCCGCCTGCGCGAACCCTTACGGGTATCGGATCTACACCGTGCCGTTCGAGGTCCGTCGTCTCCTGGACTCACTCCCGTCGCCGAACCTCGAGTGGACCCGTCCGGGCGTCCAGGACTTCCCGCTGTTCTGGCTGGCCGCGGCCGCGGCTTCGGTCGTGGTCCTCGCCGGCTGGCGGCGGTTCGATCCGATCGCGACGCCCGCTCTGTTCATCGCCGCGATACTCGCCGCGGCGCATCTGCGGAACATCGGCCTGTTCTTCGTGCTCCTGCCCTTCGGCCTCGCCCGTCCTGCCCGCGCGATCGCTTTGGCCTTCGAGCGCCGATGGAGACGGGCGCTTCCCGCCGCTCCCGGCGGCGTGCGACCCGGTTTCGTGATCGCCGGCGTCGTCCTGTTCTGCGCCGTGCCGATGCTGTCCGTTCTTTCCCCCGCCTTCGCCTGGGGCCTCGGCCCTGCTCCCGGCAATGAGCCGCGGCCGGCCGTCGATTTCGTCGAGCGGGAGGGAATCGGCCGGCGTCTGTACAACGATGTCCGCTTCGGAGGGTATCTCATCTGGAGGCGTTTCCCAGGACACAAGGTGTTCATCGACGGGCGGAACGAGATCTATCCCGCGCTCCTGCGGGAGGTGTTCCTGTCGCTCGGAGATTCCCGGACGTGGGAGACGTTCCTCGAGCGGCACCGCATCGACGCCGCCTTCCTGCGCTACAGTCCGGCGCTCGAAAAGGTGATCCGTCCGGGGCCCGACGGCCGGCCGGCGGGAGTCGTGGAGCGGGCCTTCTCGGTCAACCACTTTCCCAGGGAGGCCTGGGCGCTCGTCTACTGGGACGACGACGCGATGATCGTGGTCCGGCGGTCGGACGAGAACGCCGCCGTGATCGCCCGCCACGAGTACCGGGCGGTGCATCCCGAGGACTGGCGCTACCTGTACGCCGGAGTCATGACCGGGCACCTGCCCGTCGCACCGATCCTCGGTGAGCTGGAGAGAAAGGTGCGGGACGATCCCGGCTGTGTCCTGGCGCGATCGCTTCTGTCGAGGTTCAATCGCCTGGCGGGCCGCCTTGACGCGTCTCCGGACAAGGGTTCGGTCGACCGGTGACGCGCAGTGTCAGCCGGCGTCCCCCGACCTGACGAAACTTGTTACTATCGGGCGTATTCCCGGACCGCGGGACCGCTACGGATTCGGGATCGGAAAGGCAAATGGGCGTGACTCAGGCACTTGCGCCGGTCCTTACGGAGGCGCTTTTGGGTGGCATCCGGCTTGCTCACAGTAGATTGCCGAAAGGGGGTTACCCGAATGCGCAAGGACAAAGGCTTCACACTGATCGAGCTCCTGATCGTCGTGGCCATCATCGGGATCATCGCCGCCATAGCAATCCCGAACCTGCTGAACGCGATCGACAGGGGCAAGCAGAAGAGGACGATGGCCGACATGCGGTCCATCGGAACGGCGGTCGAGTCCTACGCGGTGGACAACAATTTCTACCCGAAGGGCATGTCCAGCGTCCCGGCCTCGGGCATCAGCACCTACGTCTCGCCGATCTACATCAAGACGGTGCCGACGACGGACGGCTGGAACAACGCCTGGGACTGCGACTCGGTGGCGGGCGGGACACAGTACACGATCACCAGCCCGGCGAAGGACGGCGTGCAGGGTACGCAGACCGGAGGTCAGACGACCGACTTCAACTGCGACATCCTGTTTGCCAACGGCCAGTTCTTCCAGTGGCCGCAGGGTACCCAGACCTAGTTCTCCCTGGGTTGAAGACGACACGGGCGGCGCCTCGCGGCGCCGCCCGTTTTTTTTCCAGCGGGACATGGACGCACAGCACTTGACCCGGACTCACATCCTGATGCCGGCGCTCGCGGTGGCGCTCCTGGTGCCGGCGGTGCTGCGTCCCCCGGAGACCTACGCGTGGTCCGGGGCCGTCTGCGCGATCCTGCTGGCCGCCGCAGGCTGGCTGGCCTGGCGTTCGGCGGACGGGGTGCCGCCGCTGCCCGCGTGGACGGCGGGGCTGCTGCCGCTCGCCTTTGCGAGTCTCCTCCTGTCCTCCTGCCGGGCGCGCGCCTTCGACGAGGCCGCCCTGGTCGCGACCGTCGTGCTCGCGGCTGTTCTGGGGCAGGCGATCGCCTCCGATCGGCGCGGGCGCGAGGTGGTCGCGGGGGTTCTCGTGGCCCTCGGATGCATCGCCGCCGTTCTGGCCGTGCTGCAGGCCCACATCACGTATCGTCAGGAACTGCAGAGTCTGCTCGAGGGGACCGCTCCGGTTTCACCGTACGTCCTGGCGCGCCTGCGGGACGGGAGGCCGGCCGGACCGTTCACGCTTCCCGCGGCGCTCGGAGGATTCTTCGCGCTGACGTTGCCCCTGACCCTTCTGGGGAGGCGCTCCCTCAGCGGACGCGGGATGCGGGGCGTCCTGGTCGCCGCCGCTCTTCTTCAGGCGTACGCACTCTTCCTGACCCGATCGATCGGCGGGCTCGCGGCGACCGCCGTCTCCTTGTCGCTGTCCCTCCCGTTCCTCGCCGCACGACGGCGCCTCGTTCTCCTCGCCGCGGTCGCGCTGGTGGTGCTCGCAGTCGGCGTCCACTTCCTGCGCGCCCGCAGCCAGGAGTTCGGCGCGCCCGGAGGCGATCCGTTCCTTCTGCGGGCCGGGAACTGGCGGGCGGCCGCCGGGATGATCCGCGACCATCCTGTGTTCGGAACGGGCCCCGGTTCGTTCGGAACCTTCTACCCGCGCTATATGCGCCCGGGCATGAACGAGACGCGGTACGCGCACAACTCGTATCTTCAAGTGATCGCCGGCTGGGGCGTCTGGGCGATCGTGCCGATGCTGGGCGTCCTGCTGGCCTTCGCGCGGAGGCTGCGGGAGTCCTGGCGCGGGCGCGCCGGCGAGCTGCCGTACGCGGCGGCCGCGGCCTCATTCCTGGTCCACAACCTGATGGACTTCACGGCGTTCCTGCCGAGCGTCGCCATCCCGGGGGCGCTTCTGGTCGGTCTGGCCTGTGGATCGCGCGCCCCGTCCGCGCCGTCCGCCCGGACCGTGCGGGGCGCAGGGCCCGCGGTGGGGCTGCGGGCCTTCCTTCTGGGGATGGCGCTGATCGGCTTCGTGGGACACTCTGTCGTCACCGCGCTCGCGACGGACCTGATCGACCGGGCGCGCGTCGCGGCCGTCGAGGGGAGCGACCGGGAGGCCCTGTCGCTGGCCCGGCGGGCCGCCCGGGTGCGACCATCGGATCCAGCGCCGCGCGCCTTCGTGGCGGAATGGGTCCTGGCGCACGGCATGAGCGACGGCGTCCTGAGCCGGGAGGGAAGGAGCCAGGCGGAGAGCGCCGTCCGCCTCGATCCCGAGTCGGCGATCCTGCACTACGATCTGTCGCTCTACATGAGGTCGTACCGCGAGACCGGAGCCGCCTACCGCGAACAGTGGATCGCGCACGTCCTGTTCCCGCTCAAGCAGGACTACAGTCTCCCGGAGGCGGTCCCCTGCAGGAGAAGCGAACCGTGAGGCGTCTCGTGCCCCTTCTCCCCGCCGCCGCGATCGTCATGCTCGCCCCGTTCGGTGAAGGGGGACGCGCGCCCCTGGCGCTCTTCGTGCTGCACACCCTGTCCCTGGCGTGCGTGGTCCTCGCCTGGACATCTCCCCGGGCGCGGGGTCCGCGTCCGGCTCCGCTCCTCGCCGGTCCGCTTCGAGGTCTTGGGGTCGTGGCCGTGGCGGGTCTCGGACTCGCCCTCCTCTCCGCGCTGCGCGCCGCCTACCCTCTGGCGGCGGCGCTGGCGGCCTGGGACATCGTCGTTCCCTTCCTCCTGTTCGCGGCGGCGGCGCTCGCGGTCTCGGACGATCGCGATCTCGGATGGCTGGTCCG encodes:
- a CDS encoding prepilin-type N-terminal cleavage/methylation domain-containing protein gives rise to the protein MRKDKGFTLIELLIVVAIIGIIAAIAIPNLLNAIDRGKQKRTMADMRSIGTAVESYAVDNNFYPKGMSSVPASGISTYVSPIYIKTVPTTDGWNNAWDCDSVAGGTQYTITSPAKDGVQGTQTGGQTTDFNCDILFANGQFFQWPQGTQT
- a CDS encoding O-antigen ligase family protein, encoding MTRTHILMPALAVALLVPAVLRPPETYAWSGAVCAILLAAAGWLAWRSADGVPPLPAWTAGLLPLAFASLLLSSCRARAFDEAALVATVVLAAVLGQAIASDRRGREVVAGVLVALGCIAAVLAVLQAHITYRQELQSLLEGTAPVSPYVLARLRDGRPAGPFTLPAALGGFFALTLPLTLLGRRSLSGRGMRGVLVAAALLQAYALFLTRSIGGLAATAVSLSLSLPFLAARRRLVLLAAVALVVLAVGVHFLRARSQEFGAPGGDPFLLRAGNWRAAAGMIRDHPVFGTGPGSFGTFYPRYMRPGMNETRYAHNSYLQVIAGWGVWAIVPMLGVLLAFARRLRESWRGRAGELPYAAAAASFLVHNLMDFTAFLPSVAIPGALLVGLACGSRAPSAPSARTVRGAGPAVGLRAFLLGMALIGFVGHSVVTALATDLIDRARVAAVEGSDREALSLARRAARVRPSDPAPRAFVAEWVLAHGMSDGVLSREGRSQAESAVRLDPESAILHYDLSLYMRSYRETGAAYREQWIAHVLFPLKQDYSLPEAVPCRRSEP